The genomic stretch ccccctttttcccaCGCGGCACAACGCCGAGTCGCGGCCATCAACGCCCCGTTTATCCAACTACTGAATCCTCTCCACACCGAGATTTGGAGGcgcaaaaagacaaaaagtgGTGATCGCGCCCGGGCTCGAACCGGGGACCTTTTCGGTGGTGTCAACTGATGTTGTTAACGAAATGTCATGACCAACTAGACCACGCAACCATCCTATTATCTGATTGGATGAGATCTGGCGGCCGGAAAGGAGTCTATGAAGCATCACCAGAGCTCGACCTCTCTGCTAGAGGTGGTTGACCTCAACAGCGACTAATCTTTTGTTCTTGCACAGAACGGCTCGAACAACCCGCTCACGCAACAAGTCTATTCCAATATGTCACAAAAGATCAATTCGAAAAACCTCTCGTACAACTCTTCCCTCCCGCCTTTTCTCGCCGCCCTCCGCGCTCAGACATCTGGTGCTTCAGGTCCAGATCCCATCCTTTCGGCACAGCGTCGAggagcgaagaagagatcaAGTAGCgaggaagcagaagatgccCCGCTGGTTGTGGACGAAGAGGGCAACGCTGTTGATGACCTGAAAGTCAATAAAGACGGCACCGTCGAGGAATTACCGAATGACAAAAGCAACAATGGGACAAACGACGGAGATGCAGAGACAGCGCAAAGCAAGACAAACAAGAGCGAACTTGAAACGGCCAAGGCTTCAATAGGAGGGAGAAAACGCAAGGTCGGCAAGGTGATTGGCGAAAACGCCGAAAACAGTGAGCCCGAGACTTCTGCGGCggacaagaagagcgagCCAGTGAAGAAGGATCAAAAGGATGCTGAGCAACAGGCTACCAATCGGAAGCctaagaaaaaggcaaagaagattAAGCTGAGctttgacgaagaagagggctaGCTGGTAATTGGATAACACTACGAAAGAAGAACATTCAGGTTTTAGGAGGCGCCAATGTCGAGCATCAAGCATTACCGCAGAAGCTTTTCGTGTGCTCTACCAGGGATCGTCTTGAAGCGAATAGCATTCATCAGATGTTGGTACATGTTTATGAGTTGCAATTCGTTGAATTGGGGTAAAAGAAGCTCTATACACTCAGCATTCCGAAATTAGGAGCTCGGCGGAACAGCTACTATTACTGCACGAGCTGCATGATACGGCGCCCTACTACTAATGATTCAAAGCCCTCCTGCGACGGTGCAAGAGTCATAACATCACAATCTAGAACACCAACCAGGCAATGGACGCAGCTTCCAGCGTCAGCACTAGATAtatcaaaaaaacaaacaaacaggcCTCCAGTCTTGTCAATGCTTGTGATACACATTGAAACGAAATCATCGGTATCTACAGAATACACAGCCGCTTCCCAACCTCCCGCGGGCACGGCACTTTCGCCCCTTTTGCCGTCTCTACGCCTTTGATAATACATCTTTGAGTCACCCTCCTCCTGCCATCAGTTTTATATATCCCCCCTTTGTTTATCGCCATCGTGTGCATTGCATTTACTGGTAGCGGTACTCGGGCTTGACAAAGTCGGCAAAGGTCTTGGGCTCGGCAATCTCCTGGGCGTGGTGGCCGTGTCCGTGGTCGTGGCCGTGGTCCTCGGGTCCGATGTACTCCATCTTGTAGACGCCGCCGCACTCGGGGCATCGCTCCACAGGACGCTCCTTGGAAAGCTGCGCACATGTCCACCGTTAGCATATTCCATTCCCACGCTTCACAGCGCCCATATATATGTGATTCAATCTGATTCACTTACGCCGAGCCAGATAACGGTGTGGGAGTCGACGGGATAGCCGGTGCAGccagcaagctgctcatcgcCGGCGGAGCGCACCAGGATGGGGTTCTCCATGGTTCCCTTGCGGCTGGCGTCGAGGGGTCGCATGTCGAAAACGTCTACGCCCTCCATCTTTCCGAGGATTTCCAGACGCTCAAGACCGGTGGCCTGCTCGAGATCGGTAGGGACGGCGCCGGGCTGGCCACCAGGTCCGATGAGGTCGTCCTCGGTCTTGACCTCTGCAGCCGGTAACAAGCTCCTGCGTCAGCAATTGCCATGCCACGATGGCCAATGTATagccatgtacaagtatcCACGGGGAACAACATACCGGAGATGGTCTTGTAAGTTCCAACCTTCTTCTGGGCGGTGCcggcaagagcagcagcctgctcACTGGGGGTTGTAGGACCAGCAGAACCTGTACAGAGCTCGACCCTTTACGTCAGCCACGAATTCCATCGCATCCAAAGCCCAGAttcgtcctcatcttcctcctcctcctcctcctccaatcCAAAACACAACAACATgttgaggaaaaaaagtcacATACGGCGAGCAATAGAGGTGGTGAAGCCGCGAGCAATGGCCGGAGCGACGGCGGCGCGGCGAGCCGCAGCAATAGCAGTTCGTTGCAAGAACATCTTGTTGTCGAAATTCCCGAGCGGTGTTGGTGATTcggaagggggggggatCGGATTCGAGGTTTTGAACGTGGGGAAAAAGAGGCTTCGTTTCGTTCGAGGGATTTGCCGGATGGTCTGATTTGGGAACCCATGATGGAGTAAAAAAGGGCCCCAGTTTGGGGCAGGGAATTGGCCAATCAGGAGGAGTGGATTGAAAGCACGTGACTAAGCTGTAGATTGAGCTGTGCTTGTTTTCTTCAGTGAAGGTGGGATTGCATCATTGTGCCTTTAATAGCTTGGAGAGGTGTTCTTGAAGCTGTTTCAACGTGTTATTCTTTTTACTAAACATCAGTCGCTTCtgtataatatattttaagtcTTTTTAACAAACTAATTTTCATGTTGTAGGCCTATGTTACTGACCTTTACTAGCCTAGGAAGCTATCCCCCTCATCTTATACAGGTAGCTCCCAAGTAGCTGtataagagaaaaagcaTTGCCTTGCGGATATAAAAACTTGAGGTAATAAAATTGAACCTTGCATTAGTGACTATTTAAGATTGTTCTTTCTGAAATAAAGTCCCTCCATAAAACGAATCATATACATCTCCCAAGGACTAGAGGTGAGAGCGCGCCTTCGAAGCCCAGTTTCCATCACAACAACTTGGCCGTGAATACCAGTTccgaaaataaaagaaaaatccgATTCACACGGGTCTCAGACCAAAActaaccaaaaaaaagaagaagaagaagaagaagaagaagaagaagaagaagaaatcgcaGATCCTCCAGTAGTAAGTGCGCCTCAAGTTCACCTTTTCCCCCCAAGCATACGTGGCCCTTGCATATTCAACTCTCTGCTGAGCTTTCCTTGACAGATTTCAGGCCCTCCAGACTGCTAAATCCCATGCAAAGCAATTATTGCTCGTTCTCGCGTTGCTGAGCCTGCtgtcgttgctgctgcctggCTCGATAATCGTTAACGCCAGTATAGATGGAGGGCGCTGCATTGCGTCGGGCTCGTTGTGCTCGCTGCGCTTCGTTGCGTCTGGCCTGCGCTGTCGACGCCTTTTGAGCGCTGTTACGCACATCGGCACTCAACAGTCTCGGTGCCTGTCTTTGGACGTTCCGGATGACGGGTCTGAAGGGCAGCTGCGTCTGCCGCCCAACGCTCTTGATGAACTTCTTCTTTGGGCCATAGCTGTTGAGGAGGTGTCTCTCGCGAGCCGACAGAAGGGCAGCCTGTCTCATTACCGTATCTTCGTATGCTTTCCCCTTGGTGTCGTTGCAGTCATCTCCGAGCCTGTAGACGATTGAGCGAAGGAAGCCTCTCGGAGTGTCGCCGGGCATGACAAGCATGCTCGCTGCTTTCTTGATCACTCGCCACCTAATAAAGTCAAATGGATCCATGCCAAGTTTGCCCTGGTTTTGCAAGCATTGAAGGTCGGATATCTTGCAGGCAAGCTTATACATGGGCTCCATTTGGCACAGCCCTTGCGGAGGGAGACATCGCTTTCCAATAATCTGGTTGGGGTGGTATCTGCCGCCCTCTCCAAAGATTTCTCGAATCTTCTTAAACTTGCTCGCGTTATCGGATAAgtgcttgagcttcttcaacagcacCGCATTTGTAGGGTCTAGCCGATGAAGAGCTTGTGCTTCTTGCTTCAGTACGGCTTCCGGaccctccttctccaggaAGGCGTTGAACGAATCCCATGAGCTCTCCTAGTACTCATGAGACTCGTTGATTCGCTCCACCGGAGTTCCTCGAAGCAGAGGCGGCTCCAGGTAAGTCTTTCCGTCTGGCGAAAGCTTGTATATCTGCTCAAAGGGGGTCTGGAGTACTCTTAGGAGGGTGGCTTGATCTTCTTCGTTGTCCAGGCAAAGATGAGTAATGCCCGTTTCTGGATGGAAAGCTGCCATGATGAGAGATTAAGAGGCTGATGATGTGCTAAACTTTTCGGTGGCCGATTAGCAGTAAGTAATGAAGCTGTGATCAAATGTATTAGTGCGTGAATCACGTAGAGGCGCCTAGCATTCACTCACACTGCGATTTATTCGCTCGACGGTGAATAACAGGGCAGCAAGGCGTGTGCATAAAAACAGAAGAGTGTCAAAAACTTGTAATAGCCCTCGGAATATTGCTAAAATGGAGCTGCTATGACAGTGCTGTCGCTGAAGGTATGTTGAGTTGGGTTGGGCTGAGACAGAAGGCCTTTGTTAAATGTGTGGTAACGAGGCAGGACGATGGATGGGTTGGGGGATGTAGATGAAAGGTTTAGAAAGAGGAAtgggaaagaaaacaagagggATTCGCGTCTTTATGCTTCACGCGTCCTCACGTGCCTGGCGACTCTGTTTGCAGCTGGCGTTTGCATCGACCAAGTGGCAGGCAGGTGATGGCAGGTGATGGCAGATTATGTTTGAAGTTCACTTGCATGGGATCAGGGGCGTTTGAtccaagcaagaagaaagactGTGAATATCGGGAcaagttatccagcaccccagctgTACCTTAATCCAACGGCTAGTCCATACAGGTATATTAAGA from Trichoderma atroviride chromosome 3, complete sequence encodes the following:
- a CDS encoding uncharacterized protein (BUSCO:EOG092D4EPH), with the protein product MFLQRTAIAAARRAAVAPAIARGFTTSIARRSAGPTTPSEQAAALAGTAQKKVGTYKTISEVKTEDDLIGPGGQPGAVPTDLEQATGLERLEILGKMEGVDVFDMRPLDASRKGTMENPILVRSAGDEQLAGCTGYPVDSHTVIWLGLSKERPVERCPECGGVYKMEYIGPEDHGHDHGHGHHAQEIAEPKTFADFVKPEYRYQ
- a CDS encoding uncharacterized protein (EggNog:ENOG41); protein product: MEPMYKLACKISDLQCLQNQGKLGMDPFDFIRWRVIKKAASMLVMPGDTPRGFLRSIVYRLGDDCNDTKGKAYEDTVMRQAALLSARERHLLNSYGPKKKFIKSVGRQTQLPFRPVIRNVQRQAPRLLSADVRNSAQKASTAQARRNEAQRAQRARRNAAPSIYTGVNDYRARQQQRQQAQQRENEQ
- a CDS encoding uncharacterized protein (EggNog:ENOG41), coding for MAAFHPETGITHLCLDNEEDQATLLRVLQTPFEQIYKLSPDGKTYLEPPLLRGTPVERINESHEY